One window from the genome of Halococcus saccharolyticus DSM 5350 encodes:
- a CDS encoding enoyl-CoA hydratase/isomerase family protein, whose translation MIETTAEADVTYVTVDRPHRRNALTPDGLDALQAAIEECETPVICLHGAGSAFCAGADLDVVADLDHEEATAFAEQGQRVARVIEESTAVVVAAIDGAARGGGVELALACDLRVATPNATFAETGVRLGLFGAWGGTHRLPRVVGEGNAMDLALSGRTVDTEEALRMGLVSRISDDPSEVAREVAASDPVALERLQPLLRQQGTAADRERAEREVFAALVTRNAGTLRDG comes from the coding sequence ATGATCGAGACGACCGCCGAGGCAGACGTCACGTACGTCACCGTCGATCGACCCCACCGACGCAACGCGCTAACACCGGACGGCCTCGATGCGCTCCAGGCTGCCATCGAGGAGTGCGAGACGCCCGTCATCTGTCTCCACGGCGCGGGCTCCGCGTTCTGTGCCGGCGCTGATCTCGATGTCGTTGCCGACCTCGATCACGAGGAAGCGACCGCGTTCGCCGAACAGGGCCAGCGGGTCGCGAGAGTCATCGAAGAGTCGACGGCAGTCGTGGTCGCGGCGATCGACGGTGCGGCGCGCGGCGGTGGCGTCGAACTCGCGCTCGCCTGTGATCTCCGGGTCGCCACCCCGAACGCCACGTTCGCCGAAACGGGAGTGCGGCTCGGGCTGTTCGGCGCGTGGGGCGGCACACATCGCCTTCCACGAGTCGTTGGCGAGGGCAACGCGATGGACCTCGCACTCTCGGGACGGACTGTCGACACCGAGGAAGCGCTCAGAATGGGGCTGGTTTCGCGCATCAGCGACGATCCGTCCGAAGTCGCTCGTGAGGTAGCAGCGAGCGATCCCGTTGCACTCGAACGACTACAACCACTACTGCGACAGCAGGGGACCGCCGCTGACCGCGAACGTGCCGAACGTGAGGTGTTCGCAGCCCTCGTCACGCGGAACGCCGGGACGCTCCGCGACGGCTGA
- the tenA gene encoding thiaminase II, with protein sequence MRFSDHLVENEAELWAAQKDHSFVRELADGTLDEAAFRTWLEQDYRYLLDYARTFAVLGTKARDEATMAHCFDVAGTIVAEEMDLHREFAAEYGLTPEDLAAVEKAPTCVAYTNYLLRTARERPLGVGAAAIYPCGQGYLDIAEHMAELADDEHRYTPFITKYTSEEFRESVAWMRELVDRCAEHDPSLHDEMEAAFRRSAQLEHAFWEMAYTEESWPHARQMREDA encoded by the coding sequence ATGCGCTTCAGCGATCACCTCGTCGAAAACGAAGCGGAGCTCTGGGCGGCACAGAAAGACCATTCGTTCGTCCGCGAGTTGGCCGATGGAACGCTCGACGAAGCGGCGTTCCGCACGTGGCTCGAACAGGACTACCGGTATCTCCTCGATTACGCGCGCACCTTCGCCGTGCTCGGCACGAAAGCGCGTGATGAGGCGACGATGGCCCACTGCTTCGACGTCGCGGGGACGATCGTCGCCGAGGAGATGGACCTTCACCGAGAGTTCGCGGCCGAATACGGGCTCACTCCCGAAGATCTCGCCGCCGTCGAGAAGGCACCGACCTGCGTCGCCTACACGAACTACCTGCTGCGAACCGCCCGCGAACGCCCGCTCGGGGTCGGTGCGGCCGCCATCTACCCCTGTGGCCAGGGGTATCTCGACATCGCCGAGCACATGGCAGAACTGGCCGACGACGAGCACCGCTACACCCCGTTCATCACGAAGTACACGAGCGAGGAGTTCCGCGAGTCCGTGGCATGGATGCGCGAACTGGTGGATCGGTGTGCCGAGCACGATCCCTCGCTCCACGACGAGATGGAGGCGGCGTTTCGGCGGAGCGCCCAGTTAGAGCACGCCTTCTGGGAGATGGCCTACACCGAGGAGTCGTGGCCGCACGCACGCCAGATGCGAGAGGACGCCTGA
- a CDS encoding phosphotransferase family protein, with product MDDRVATVLGDGFPGHEVDEVRSPGPSWNEKNHTVRVDFDDGTTIYLKVAVDGDGTRVARERAVIAYVGANSPISVPRVVASATGDPGPYLATAPVGGQNFLELWTDAETAERASLAHEVGESLACVHAERFERHGHITGGSVDGLDIDTGSWTDILLNKIAEKREIASSERFDHHFEEVAAAVEENRDLLDDAPAALLHGDAAKPNCFRTDSRIGFLDWEIAHIGDPARDVVRTRGYLDTLRGDGPAAIVDSFHDGYRERAGGLPERFVDRRPIYEAVRFLGNSGFYERLVEFTGESREETATWIEDGMDRRLAAIA from the coding sequence ATGGACGACCGAGTCGCAACGGTTCTCGGTGATGGGTTCCCAGGACACGAGGTCGACGAGGTGAGGTCCCCGGGACCATCGTGGAACGAGAAGAATCATACGGTCAGGGTCGATTTCGACGACGGAACAACGATCTACCTGAAAGTGGCCGTCGACGGCGACGGGACCCGCGTGGCTCGTGAACGCGCGGTCATCGCCTACGTCGGCGCGAACAGTCCGATTTCCGTGCCAAGGGTGGTGGCGAGCGCGACCGGCGACCCCGGACCGTATCTCGCGACCGCACCGGTCGGCGGACAAAATTTTCTGGAACTCTGGACTGACGCAGAAACCGCCGAACGGGCGTCACTGGCCCACGAAGTAGGAGAATCGCTCGCGTGCGTCCACGCCGAACGGTTCGAACGACACGGACACATCACCGGCGGGAGCGTGGACGGGCTCGATATCGATACCGGATCATGGACGGATATCCTTCTCAATAAAATCGCCGAAAAGCGTGAGATCGCCTCGTCGGAACGGTTCGACCACCACTTCGAGGAAGTCGCCGCGGCGGTCGAGGAGAACCGCGATCTGCTCGACGACGCACCGGCCGCCCTGCTTCACGGCGACGCCGCCAAGCCGAACTGTTTTCGCACCGATAGCCGCATAGGGTTTCTCGACTGGGAGATCGCCCACATCGGCGACCCAGCACGAGATGTCGTCCGCACCCGCGGGTATCTCGATACGCTCCGTGGCGACGGCCCGGCAGCAATCGTGGATAGCTTCCACGACGGCTACCGCGAACGGGCGGGCGGGCTTCCGGAGAGATTCGTGGATCGACGGCCGATCTACGAGGCCGTCCGATTTCTCGGCAACTCCGGGTTCTACGAGCGCCTCGTCGAGTTCACTGGCGAGTCCCGCGAAGAGACCGCGACCTGGATCGAGGACGGGATGGATCGACGGCTGGCCGCGATAGCGTAA
- a CDS encoding DUF7114 family protein gives MEEASQVRRAAREAVRDVGPERFGDAVGAVLDEGSMTPGVLAVACARAADESVAFDTVAERAAGTQLIYEGLRLTRALATDPPWEGATDEGADTTFDPDVETGANVDVLVADVLVARGFHLLARTEAAGTAVETVRSFGRDQTRRRSAAETALDTSLEADVFELAAVAGTTAVGAPPSTECREFVAALARTDDGLPTPETVFGASVRESLRAFSAAPAVSGEGVRPSATDS, from the coding sequence ATGGAGGAAGCCTCCCAAGTCCGACGTGCCGCGCGGGAGGCCGTCCGCGACGTCGGTCCCGAACGGTTCGGTGACGCCGTCGGGGCCGTGCTCGATGAAGGGTCGATGACGCCCGGCGTCCTCGCAGTAGCGTGTGCGCGCGCGGCCGACGAATCGGTCGCGTTCGATACCGTCGCCGAGCGCGCTGCCGGAACACAGCTCATCTACGAAGGCCTTCGACTGACGCGCGCGCTCGCCACCGATCCACCGTGGGAGGGTGCCACCGACGAGGGTGCCGACACCACCTTCGATCCCGACGTCGAGACGGGAGCCAACGTCGACGTGCTCGTGGCGGACGTGCTGGTTGCTCGTGGGTTCCATCTGCTCGCACGGACCGAGGCCGCCGGCACCGCCGTCGAGACGGTGCGGAGCTTCGGCCGCGATCAGACGCGCCGCCGATCGGCGGCCGAAACGGCGCTCGACACCAGTCTCGAAGCCGACGTGTTCGAACTTGCCGCGGTCGCGGGCACGACGGCCGTCGGCGCACCCCCCTCGACCGAGTGTCGTGAGTTCGTCGCCGCCCTCGCGAGGACGGACGATGGGCTGCCGACTCCGGAGACGGTGTTCGGCGCGTCGGTACGCGAATCGCTTCGGGCGTTTTCGGCTGCTCCCGCCGTCTCCGGTGAGGGTGTCCGCCCATCTGCGACCGACTCGTGA
- a CDS encoding sodium:solute symporter family transporter, protein MVGTALALGVTVAMLAAMTTLGVAHSRTRMLSVEDYISARNSADSGTTAATLIASGMGAWILFSPAEAGAAFGGLAAAAGYAVGSAVPLLLFVSVGVRLREYLPQGHSLTEYVYARYGTWMYGYALLIAVFYMFISLAAGMTAAADALAFVAGVPGWVTASVIGGFVLVYTGYGGLVASIFTDTVQTLVILPLLTLSFAAVVVGLGGTGEIHRAIVASNPHLLDPGFVPGLAFGGYVVIAITGASVFNQGRWQRVFAAADDDALRRGFAVAAVVTVPMILLAGLLGVAAAGLGLIGDAGPSVALFVVVAAALPEWATLGVVVLVVLLVTSTADTLFNGLASIVTADLSRVLDDPDERTLQYAARGLTIIVALAAIVVGAQGYSVLELFLLADLLGAATFVPFLHGLYSGRATESGALLASTAGLLVGLAYFPTFHAALVGLPVVGPLLPGGSFIHSFAGAAGVSSVIAVLSARLSDGRFDLDSLAAEVHSLDDTSGDPVADGGREETTPGGNRGRNDDSRSTRVRGARLGQSRSGRGRFRSVTPGRSPRDTARDRFVDPRPNEIVADQAVC, encoded by the coding sequence ATGGTCGGGACCGCGCTCGCACTCGGGGTCACGGTGGCAATGCTCGCGGCCATGACTACCCTCGGGGTCGCTCACTCGCGCACGCGCATGCTGTCGGTCGAGGACTACATCAGCGCCCGCAACTCGGCGGATTCGGGGACCACGGCGGCCACGCTGATCGCGTCGGGAATGGGTGCGTGGATACTGTTCAGCCCCGCGGAGGCGGGCGCGGCCTTCGGGGGTCTCGCTGCGGCGGCCGGCTACGCCGTTGGCAGCGCCGTCCCGCTCCTCCTGTTCGTCTCGGTCGGCGTCCGTCTCCGCGAGTATCTCCCACAGGGTCACTCGCTGACCGAGTACGTCTACGCGCGCTACGGAACCTGGATGTACGGCTACGCCCTGCTGATAGCGGTGTTCTACATGTTCATCTCGCTCGCGGCGGGGATGACGGCCGCCGCGGACGCGCTCGCGTTCGTCGCCGGCGTGCCGGGATGGGTCACCGCCAGCGTCATCGGCGGCTTCGTGCTCGTCTACACCGGCTACGGGGGCCTCGTGGCGAGCATCTTCACCGACACGGTCCAGACGCTCGTTATCCTGCCGCTGCTCACCCTCAGTTTCGCGGCAGTCGTCGTCGGGCTCGGTGGCACCGGCGAAATCCATCGCGCCATCGTGGCTTCGAACCCGCACCTGCTCGATCCGGGCTTCGTTCCCGGCCTCGCGTTCGGGGGCTACGTGGTGATCGCCATCACCGGTGCGAGCGTCTTCAACCAGGGCCGCTGGCAGCGCGTCTTCGCCGCCGCGGACGACGACGCGCTCCGCCGTGGCTTCGCCGTCGCGGCGGTCGTCACCGTCCCGATGATCCTTCTGGCGGGGCTGCTCGGCGTCGCGGCGGCCGGACTCGGGCTGATCGGGGACGCGGGACCGAGCGTCGCGCTGTTCGTCGTCGTGGCTGCAGCGCTCCCCGAGTGGGCGACGCTCGGGGTCGTCGTTCTCGTGGTCTTGCTCGTGACGAGCACGGCCGACACGCTGTTCAACGGACTCGCGAGCATCGTCACCGCCGACCTCTCGCGCGTGCTCGACGATCCCGACGAACGAACCCTCCAGTACGCCGCCCGCGGGTTGACGATCATCGTCGCCCTTGCCGCCATCGTCGTCGGTGCACAGGGCTACTCGGTGCTCGAACTGTTCTTGCTCGCGGACCTCCTCGGAGCAGCGACGTTCGTCCCCTTCCTCCACGGCCTCTACTCCGGCCGGGCGACCGAGTCCGGTGCCTTGCTCGCCAGCACTGCCGGACTCCTCGTCGGTCTCGCCTACTTCCCGACGTTCCACGCCGCGCTGGTCGGGCTCCCTGTCGTCGGGCCGCTGCTTCCTGGTGGCTCGTTCATCCACTCGTTCGCCGGGGCGGCGGGAGTCTCGTCAGTCATCGCAGTGCTCTCCGCACGGCTGAGTGACGGTCGCTTCGACCTCGACAGCCTCGCTGCCGAGGTCCACTCGCTCGACGACACATCCGGCGATCCCGTGGCCGACGGCGGCCGAGAGGAGACCACGCCTGGCGGCAATAGAGGGCGAAACGATGATTCTCGGTCCACTCGCGTTCGCGGTGCTCGTCTGGGGCAGTCTCGCAGCGGTCGTGGTCGTTTTCGCTCAGTTACTCCGGGTCGTTCTCCGCGAGACACGGCTCGGGACAGGTTCGTCGATCCGAGACCAAACGAGATCGTAGCCGATCAGGCAGTGTGTTAG
- a CDS encoding NRAMP family divalent metal transporter, with translation MATIERVRGYTAEIGPAWLAGAIAAGPATMASLIAGGAGFGYTLLWVAVLSAVLGALSQYLAMRLGLLTEAGIVSVVEEHLGDGWAWLLVADTVLAAGLAQLVIMKTVAGVSATITGIDARVWAVVWGLVLAVGLASGGYHIAELGAKVLVSLVVLAFVASLFIVPIDLSAAAGGLVPRIPAGVDGALVAAGVLGGAVHITLVTMQSYTMAARGWTREEFGLARFDVIVSMLGAFGVYSLAIFLVAASVLHGPNVAAGELTATAAAQALGPLVGESASWLFLLGLWGAAISTLGANTVVPPYLLADKLGWERDVADPRYRAAVVAVALAGIAGVFVGGEVFPLLVLTLAFGLVGTPFALALVLYLLNDRQAVPETNPTVANVGGVVLIGVTAVTAGSFLREQIAGGLTPVTLFVLVFAAVLGTATLLLLALFVREQFGSASTTVESAG, from the coding sequence ATGGCCACGATCGAACGCGTCCGCGGCTACACCGCGGAGATCGGGCCGGCGTGGCTCGCAGGGGCGATCGCCGCCGGTCCAGCGACGATGGCCAGCCTCATCGCCGGCGGAGCGGGCTTTGGCTACACTCTCCTCTGGGTCGCCGTGCTCTCGGCAGTGCTCGGCGCGCTCTCGCAGTATCTCGCGATGCGGCTCGGACTGCTGACCGAGGCGGGTATCGTCTCGGTCGTCGAGGAACACCTCGGAGACGGATGGGCGTGGCTGCTCGTCGCCGACACGGTGCTGGCCGCCGGATTAGCGCAGTTGGTCATCATGAAGACGGTCGCCGGCGTCTCCGCGACGATCACCGGGATCGACGCCCGGGTCTGGGCGGTCGTCTGGGGGCTCGTGCTCGCCGTCGGGCTCGCCAGCGGCGGCTATCACATCGCCGAGCTCGGCGCGAAGGTGCTCGTCTCGCTCGTCGTTCTCGCCTTCGTCGCCTCGCTGTTCATCGTGCCCATCGATCTCTCGGCGGCGGCCGGCGGACTCGTACCACGGATTCCCGCCGGCGTGGACGGCGCGCTCGTCGCCGCGGGCGTTCTCGGCGGCGCGGTCCACATCACGCTCGTGACGATGCAGTCGTACACGATGGCGGCGCGCGGCTGGACCCGCGAGGAGTTCGGTCTCGCGCGCTTCGACGTCATCGTCTCGATGTTGGGTGCGTTCGGCGTCTACAGCCTCGCCATCTTCCTCGTGGCCGCGTCGGTGCTCCACGGACCGAACGTCGCGGCCGGCGAGCTGACCGCGACCGCGGCCGCACAGGCGCTCGGACCGCTCGTCGGCGAGTCCGCCAGCTGGCTGTTCCTGCTCGGTCTCTGGGGTGCAGCCATCTCGACGCTCGGCGCGAACACGGTCGTCCCGCCGTACCTCCTCGCGGACAAGCTAGGGTGGGAGCGCGACGTCGCCGATCCGCGATACCGGGCGGCCGTCGTCGCCGTCGCGCTCGCCGGCATCGCTGGCGTGTTCGTCGGCGGGGAGGTCTTCCCGCTGCTCGTCCTGACGCTCGCGTTCGGGCTCGTCGGGACACCGTTCGCGCTCGCACTCGTCCTCTACCTGCTCAACGACCGGCAGGCGGTCCCGGAGACGAACCCGACGGTCGCCAACGTCGGCGGCGTGGTGCTCATCGGCGTGACCGCCGTCACGGCGGGGTCGTTCCTCCGAGAACAGATCGCGGGCGGGTTGACACCAGTCACGCTGTTCGTTCTCGTCTTCGCCGCCGTTCTCGGGACCGCGACGCTGCTGTTGCTCGCGCTGTTCGTCCGCGAACAGTTCGGCAGCGCCAGCACAACCGTCGAGTCGGCAGGCTGA
- a CDS encoding ABC transporter ATP-binding protein, which translates to MPSEDEHGGFEDIRNEVDGHPMVGLFGYAVPYWKRLTVGVGASLLTRIARLVPPLIVAAAIDLIVRSSGGSGLLVRFGLLPGGIIDAQAGQLAVLERLVAIAALAYVVRSVTRFVSRYLLESTAQKIQRDLRNDAYDHMQHLSMAFFANHQTGGMMSILNSDINRLERFLNTELRQIIRVVAIVGGIGAILYVQSPTLALIALAPVPIIGLASAGFLHRVEPRYRAIRETVARLSVRLENNLSGAPVIKSFNRYEFERDRVAAESERYHDEQVSAIRIRRAFFSSLRVLTGVVFVAVLYVGGRGVITDAPGAVSVGAFAGVFLYIRRLYSPMRRIGKTANKYQLAKSSAERVFGVLSHDPAIASPENGHVPERVDGRVTFDDVTFGYEDGEPVISNLSLDVDPGETIGLAGPTGAGKSTLLKLIPRFHDTDAGAVSVDGTDVREYDIQALRESIGIVEQNPYLFSGTVRENIAYGTTDALDTALEEGSTDEQVREAAMAAEAHEFITDLPEGYDTQIGERGVKLSGGQRQRIAIARALLNDPAIIVLDEATSDVDTETEERIQQSLARLTADRTAFVIAHRLSTIQDADRIVVVDDGTITERGTHADLLAADSAYAELWQSQSRGPAEIGLEADDD; encoded by the coding sequence ATGCCGTCGGAGGACGAACACGGTGGCTTCGAGGACATCCGCAACGAAGTCGACGGGCACCCGATGGTGGGGCTGTTCGGCTATGCCGTTCCCTACTGGAAGCGGCTTACTGTCGGCGTGGGTGCGTCCCTGTTGACTCGCATCGCACGCCTCGTTCCGCCGCTCATCGTCGCTGCCGCCATCGATCTGATCGTCCGTTCTTCGGGTGGTTCCGGCCTGCTGGTGCGGTTCGGACTGCTGCCGGGTGGGATCATCGACGCACAGGCAGGACAGCTCGCCGTCCTCGAACGCCTCGTCGCCATCGCGGCGCTCGCGTACGTCGTCCGGTCGGTGACGCGGTTCGTCTCGCGATACCTCCTCGAATCGACGGCCCAGAAGATCCAGCGCGACCTCCGCAACGACGCTTACGACCACATGCAGCACCTCTCGATGGCCTTTTTCGCGAACCACCAGACCGGCGGGATGATGTCGATCCTCAATAGCGATATCAACCGGCTCGAACGGTTTCTCAACACCGAACTCCGCCAGATCATCCGCGTCGTCGCCATCGTTGGCGGTATCGGTGCCATCCTCTACGTTCAGTCGCCGACGTTGGCACTCATCGCGCTCGCGCCGGTCCCGATCATCGGACTGGCGAGTGCGGGCTTTCTCCACCGGGTCGAGCCGCGATACCGGGCCATCCGGGAGACCGTCGCGCGGCTCAGCGTCCGCCTCGAAAACAACTTGAGCGGTGCGCCGGTCATCAAATCGTTCAATCGCTACGAATTCGAGCGTGACCGCGTCGCCGCCGAGAGCGAACGCTACCACGACGAGCAGGTGAGTGCGATCAGGATTCGGCGGGCGTTTTTCTCCAGCCTCCGAGTGCTCACAGGCGTCGTCTTCGTGGCCGTGCTCTATGTCGGTGGTCGTGGTGTCATCACTGATGCCCCCGGTGCGGTCTCGGTCGGTGCCTTCGCCGGCGTGTTCCTCTACATCAGACGGCTCTACTCGCCGATGCGCCGGATCGGGAAGACCGCCAACAAGTACCAGCTCGCCAAATCGAGCGCCGAGCGGGTTTTCGGCGTGTTGAGCCACGATCCCGCCATCGCCTCGCCGGAGAACGGCCACGTCCCCGAACGGGTCGATGGACGGGTGACGTTCGACGACGTGACGTTCGGCTACGAGGATGGCGAACCGGTCATCTCGAACCTCTCGCTCGACGTCGATCCGGGCGAGACGATCGGTCTCGCCGGTCCGACCGGGGCTGGCAAGTCGACGCTGCTGAAGCTGATCCCACGATTTCACGACACCGATGCGGGAGCCGTAAGCGTCGACGGAACCGATGTCCGCGAGTACGATATCCAGGCACTTCGTGAGTCGATCGGTATCGTCGAGCAGAACCCGTATCTCTTCTCGGGAACGGTGAGGGAGAACATCGCGTACGGCACGACCGACGCGCTCGACACGGCGCTCGAAGAGGGCAGTACCGACGAGCAGGTGCGCGAGGCCGCAATGGCGGCCGAAGCACACGAGTTCATCACCGACCTCCCCGAGGGCTACGATACCCAGATCGGCGAGCGCGGGGTGAAGCTCTCGGGCGGCCAGCGCCAGCGCATCGCCATCGCCCGGGCGCTGCTCAACGATCCCGCGATCATCGTCCTCGACGAGGCGACCTCCGACGTCGACACCGAAACCGAAGAACGGATCCAACAGAGTCTCGCACGGCTCACCGCCGACCGGACGGCGTTCGTCATCGCCCACCGACTCTCGACGATCCAGGACGCGGACCGTATCGTTGTCGTCGACGACGGAACCATCACCGAACGCGGGACGCACGCCGATCTCCTCGCGGCCGACAGTGCATACGCCGAACTGTGGCAGTCTCAGTCGAGAGGTCCCGCAGAGATCGGTCTGGAAGCGGACGACGACTGA
- a CDS encoding NAD+ synthase: MSDAEAVAGTDVPLDLTLSGAELDARREHILQFIRETVDDAGAEGAVLGLSGGIDSTLTAYLTVEALGTDGLHGLVMPSEVNDDANMSDAERVADDLDIAYDVIAIEPIVESFREAFPADFDTESDSAALTTAVGNVRVRTRAVFNYFAANLENRIVLGTGNRSEALAGYFTKYGDQAVDCNPIGNLYKVQVRQLARHLGVPDDLVAKTPTAGMWVGQTDEDEMGLSYDVLDAVLALHIDGPLSKSATVRELDIDEAVVERVEGLVARSEHKRQMPPAPEPLG; encoded by the coding sequence ATGTCCGATGCAGAGGCGGTCGCGGGGACCGACGTACCGCTCGATCTCACCCTCTCGGGGGCCGAACTCGACGCACGCCGCGAGCACATCCTCCAGTTCATCCGTGAGACTGTCGACGACGCGGGAGCGGAGGGTGCGGTGCTCGGGCTCTCCGGCGGGATCGACAGCACCCTGACGGCGTATCTGACCGTGGAGGCGCTCGGTACTGACGGCCTCCACGGTCTCGTGATGCCGAGCGAGGTCAACGACGACGCGAACATGAGCGACGCCGAGCGGGTCGCCGACGACCTCGACATCGCGTACGACGTGATTGCAATCGAACCGATCGTCGAGTCGTTCCGCGAGGCGTTCCCGGCTGACTTCGACACCGAATCGGATTCCGCGGCGCTCACGACGGCAGTCGGCAACGTCCGCGTCCGAACGCGCGCGGTCTTCAACTACTTCGCTGCCAACCTCGAAAACCGGATCGTGCTCGGAACCGGGAACCGCAGCGAGGCACTCGCCGGCTACTTCACGAAGTACGGCGATCAGGCCGTCGATTGCAACCCGATCGGGAACCTCTACAAAGTGCAGGTTCGCCAGCTCGCGCGCCATCTCGGCGTCCCCGACGACCTCGTGGCGAAGACGCCGACCGCAGGGATGTGGGTCGGCCAGACCGACGAGGACGAGATGGGCCTGAGCTACGACGTCCTCGACGCCGTGCTCGCACTCCACATCGACGGCCCGCTCTCGAAATCCGCGACCGTCCGCGAACTCGACATCGACGAAGCGGTCGTCGAGCGAGTCGAAGGTCTCGTCGCTCGGAGCGAACACAAACGTCAGATGCCGCCCGCGCCCGAACCGCTCGGCTGA
- a CDS encoding DUF63 family protein — MVPVQVLPEGTTLPSPGVLLALAIGFAGVVVALRRIAPRVTDRVVVAFAPWMVAGSSCYVLYQVEAVPQSVAPFFSSPAVYVSIAVLAGAVWAATAATGLPADRWRLPSVPGVVALVGSAVAIAAVGWAFAFGVETSQGLTVAWPAVGLVVAVAVATVVWLLLGRLAPETRITGGVGALAVFGHALDGVSTAVGIDVLGFGEQSPISRAIITFAADLPTAPVLGTVWLFVLVKLVLASVVVVLFSGYVRDEPTEGYLLLGAVAAVGLGPGVHNLLLFTIASP, encoded by the coding sequence ATGGTTCCCGTGCAGGTGCTCCCCGAAGGAACGACGCTCCCGTCGCCCGGTGTCCTCCTCGCTCTGGCGATCGGGTTCGCGGGTGTCGTCGTCGCACTCCGACGGATCGCCCCGCGGGTCACCGATCGGGTGGTGGTCGCGTTCGCGCCGTGGATGGTCGCTGGATCGAGCTGCTACGTGCTCTATCAGGTCGAGGCGGTGCCTCAAAGCGTGGCCCCGTTTTTCAGTTCGCCGGCGGTCTACGTCTCGATCGCCGTTCTCGCAGGTGCAGTGTGGGCGGCGACGGCGGCGACCGGACTCCCTGCGGACCGGTGGCGACTGCCGTCGGTGCCTGGTGTCGTCGCGCTCGTGGGGAGCGCGGTCGCGATCGCGGCCGTCGGGTGGGCGTTCGCGTTCGGCGTGGAGACGAGCCAGGGGCTCACGGTGGCGTGGCCAGCAGTTGGACTCGTCGTCGCCGTGGCGGTGGCGACGGTGGTGTGGCTTCTCCTGGGACGTCTCGCCCCCGAAACCCGGATCACCGGCGGTGTCGGCGCGCTCGCGGTGTTCGGCCACGCACTCGACGGTGTCTCGACTGCCGTCGGGATCGACGTCCTGGGGTTCGGCGAGCAGTCGCCGATCTCGCGGGCGATCATCACGTTCGCCGCAGATCTCCCGACGGCACCGGTTCTCGGCACGGTCTGGCTCTTCGTCCTCGTCAAACTCGTGCTCGCGTCGGTCGTCGTCGTTCTCTTTTCGGGCTACGTCCGCGACGAACCCACCGAGGGCTACCTGCTGCTCGGCGCGGTCGCCGCCGTCGGGCTCGGACCAGGCGTCCACAACCTGTTGTTGTTCACCATCGCTTCGCCGTAG